One Luteimonas sp. MC1825 DNA segment encodes these proteins:
- the rsmH gene encoding 16S rRNA (cytosine(1402)-N(4))-methyltransferase RsmH, with the protein MEGLHVRGDGTYLDGTFGRGGHARGVLEALGPQGRLLLMDKDPDAITVAEREFGADPRVAIRRGSFADLGRWDAVAAGLDGVLFDLGVSSPQLDVAERGFSFGRDGPLDMRMDPDSGESAAQWLARATADEIADVLWTYGDERLSRRIARAIVERRADAPLLRTAQLAELIASVMPRPKPGRHEIHPATRSFQAIRIHINRELGDLEDGLDAAFAALRPGGRLAVISFHSLEDRIAKRFIAGHARAPAGNRRLPEPEAFVPGLREIGGATKATTAELAANPRARSAVLRVAEKLEARP; encoded by the coding sequence ATGGAAGGGCTGCACGTGCGTGGGGACGGGACGTACCTGGATGGCACGTTCGGCCGCGGCGGGCACGCCCGGGGCGTGCTCGAGGCACTCGGACCGCAGGGCAGGCTGCTGCTGATGGACAAGGATCCCGACGCGATCACCGTCGCCGAACGCGAGTTCGGCGCGGACCCGCGCGTGGCGATCCGCCGCGGCAGCTTCGCGGACCTCGGCCGCTGGGACGCCGTGGCCGCCGGCCTGGACGGCGTGCTGTTCGACCTCGGCGTGTCCTCGCCGCAGCTCGACGTCGCCGAGCGCGGCTTCAGCTTCGGTCGTGACGGCCCGCTCGACATGCGCATGGATCCCGACAGCGGCGAGAGCGCGGCGCAGTGGCTGGCGCGCGCCACGGCCGACGAGATCGCCGACGTGCTGTGGACCTACGGCGACGAGCGCCTGAGCCGGCGCATCGCGCGCGCCATCGTCGAGCGTCGCGCCGATGCGCCGCTGCTGCGCACCGCGCAGCTGGCCGAACTGATCGCCTCGGTCATGCCGCGGCCCAAGCCCGGCCGGCACGAGATCCACCCGGCCACGCGCTCGTTCCAGGCGATCCGCATCCACATCAACCGCGAGCTCGGTGACCTGGAAGACGGCCTGGACGCCGCGTTCGCCGCGCTCAGGCCCGGCGGGCGTCTGGCGGTGATCAGCTTCCATTCGCTCGAAGACCGCATCGCCAAGCGCTTCATCGCGGGCCATGCCAGGGCGCCGGCGGGCAACCGTCGGCTGCCCGAGCCTGAAGCATTCGTGCCCGGGCTGCGCGAGATCGGTGGCGCCACCAAGGCGACGACGGCCGAGCTTGCCGCCAACCCGCGCGCACGCAGCGCGGTGCTGCGCGTGGCCGAGAAGCTGGAGGCGCGGCCGTGA
- the mraZ gene encoding division/cell wall cluster transcriptional repressor MraZ — MKPAADGHGVTGNVFQGETAITIDDKGRLAIPTSYRDLVASACANRLVVTYNPFEKGCLYLYPFAQWERVRDQVNGLSKVRRTNRELQLKLVGAAAIVEPDGNGRISIPASHRKAIGIEKHAVLLGMGDKFELWSEQAHREQIERTLGDGDLGDDLVGLLL, encoded by the coding sequence ATGAAGCCCGCCGCAGACGGGCATGGAGTGACAGGCAACGTGTTCCAGGGCGAGACCGCCATCACGATCGATGACAAGGGCCGGCTGGCGATCCCCACCAGCTACCGGGACCTTGTCGCGTCCGCGTGCGCGAACCGCCTGGTGGTCACGTACAACCCCTTCGAAAAGGGTTGCCTGTACCTGTATCCGTTCGCCCAGTGGGAGCGCGTGCGCGACCAGGTGAACGGGTTGTCCAAGGTCCGCAGGACCAACCGCGAGCTGCAGCTGAAGCTGGTCGGCGCCGCGGCGATCGTCGAGCCCGACGGCAACGGCCGGATTTCCATCCCGGCCAGCCACCGCAAGGCGATCGGGATTGAAAAACACGCCGTGCTGCTTGGCATGGGCGACAAGTTCGAGCTCTGGAGTGAGCAGGCGCATCGCGAGCAGATCGAACGGACCCTCGGGGACGGCGACCTCGGCGACGACCTGGTCGGGCTGCTGTTGTGA
- the rsmI gene encoding 16S rRNA (cytidine(1402)-2'-O)-methyltransferase, with translation MQTSAGTLHIVATPIGNLADMSPRALDTLRAVDAICAEDTRHTRHLLAHFGIERPLLAVHEHNEDEQATRLVARLLAGDSLALVSDAGTPLVSDPGYRLVRAARAAGIRVSPVPGPSALVAALSAAGLPSDRFVFEGFLPAKVGARREHLAQLAGEPRTLIFYESSHRIVESLADLRAVFGDARRAVLARELTKLFETILDGSLAELHATVEADANQRKGEFVLVVEGVGEDADAKVAQGRMLYAKLAAHLPPSTAAKVAADISGAPRKSLYGG, from the coding sequence ATGCAGACTTCCGCCGGAACCCTCCACATCGTCGCCACGCCGATCGGCAACCTCGCCGACATGTCGCCGCGCGCGCTGGACACGCTGCGCGCGGTGGACGCGATCTGCGCCGAGGACACCCGCCACACCCGCCACCTGCTCGCGCACTTCGGCATCGAGCGCCCGCTGCTGGCGGTGCACGAGCACAACGAGGACGAGCAGGCGACGCGCCTGGTGGCGCGCCTGCTGGCCGGCGATTCGCTGGCGCTGGTGTCCGATGCCGGCACGCCGCTGGTCAGCGACCCTGGGTACAGGCTGGTGCGCGCGGCACGGGCCGCCGGCATCCGCGTCAGCCCCGTGCCCGGCCCGAGCGCGCTGGTGGCCGCGCTGAGTGCCGCCGGGCTGCCCAGCGACCGCTTCGTGTTCGAAGGCTTCCTGCCAGCCAAGGTGGGCGCGCGCCGCGAGCACCTCGCGCAGCTGGCGGGCGAGCCGCGCACGCTGATCTTCTACGAGTCCTCGCACCGCATCGTGGAATCGCTGGCCGACCTGCGCGCGGTGTTCGGCGATGCGCGCCGCGCGGTGCTGGCGCGCGAGCTGACCAAGCTGTTCGAGACCATCCTCGATGGCTCCCTGGCCGAGCTGCATGCCACGGTCGAGGCCGACGCCAACCAGCGCAAGGGCGAGTTCGTGCTGGTGGTGGAGGGCGTCGGCGAGGACGCGGACGCCAAGGTGGCACAAGGCCGGATGCTGTACGCGAAGCTCGCCGCGCACCTGCCGCCCTCGACCGCCGCGAAAGTGGCTGCCGATATCAGCGGGGCGCCGAGGAAAAGCCTGTACGGCGGCTAG
- a CDS encoding penicillin-binding protein activator produces the protein MRHSWKQGLAATIASVALAGCAAVQVSAPAAPVEVVQDAPRSSHWQYDASGRPAAERDGYRPPNKLAVLLPLTGSLATASAPVRDGLLAGYYGERRRRPDLEFYDTAGTAQGAVAAYQRAIAEGADQVVGPLGRDEVDAVFVQTAPTVPLLALNRAGTPPLNAASYALAPEDEGRGAADFLAARNALRVLVLSSGDDSARRSIDAFTTRLQAHGGSVVQLLAVVGDGPADMTALMQGALQREGGVDAVFMALRGPQARLVAPQVAAAGLATRPRVATSQIMSGTGKAGEDAALDGIAFPSDAWSVTGVPGLPSADSVASSLPTARGPAARLFAFGYDAWLLTAYLEHLAMSPEASVGSASGTLRMDGDGNVLRSPAWSTFSGGNVVPLAGAGG, from the coding sequence ATGCGTCATTCTTGGAAGCAGGGACTCGCCGCCACCATCGCCAGCGTGGCGCTTGCCGGCTGCGCCGCGGTGCAGGTCAGCGCGCCGGCGGCGCCCGTCGAGGTCGTGCAGGACGCCCCGCGCAGCAGCCACTGGCAATACGACGCCAGCGGGCGGCCAGCCGCGGAGCGTGACGGCTACCGCCCGCCCAACAAGCTGGCGGTGCTGCTGCCACTCACCGGCAGCCTGGCCACCGCGTCCGCGCCGGTGCGCGACGGCCTGCTGGCCGGCTACTACGGCGAGCGCCGCCGCCGCCCGGACCTCGAGTTCTACGACACCGCCGGCACCGCGCAGGGCGCGGTCGCCGCCTACCAGCGCGCGATCGCCGAAGGCGCCGACCAGGTGGTCGGCCCGCTCGGCCGCGACGAGGTGGACGCGGTGTTCGTGCAGACGGCGCCGACCGTGCCGCTGCTCGCGCTCAACCGCGCCGGTACGCCGCCGCTGAACGCCGCCAGCTACGCGCTGGCACCCGAGGACGAAGGCCGCGGCGCGGCGGATTTCCTGGCCGCGCGCAACGCGCTGCGCGTGCTGGTGCTGAGCTCGGGCGATGACAGCGCGCGGCGCAGCATCGATGCCTTCACCACCCGCCTGCAGGCGCATGGCGGCAGCGTGGTGCAGCTGCTGGCGGTGGTCGGCGACGGACCCGCCGACATGACCGCGCTCATGCAGGGTGCGCTGCAGCGCGAGGGCGGCGTGGATGCGGTGTTCATGGCGCTGCGCGGGCCGCAGGCGCGGCTGGTCGCGCCCCAGGTCGCCGCCGCCGGGCTGGCCACGCGCCCGCGCGTGGCGACCTCGCAGATCATGTCGGGCACCGGCAAGGCCGGCGAGGATGCCGCGCTCGACGGCATCGCATTCCCGTCCGATGCCTGGTCGGTGACCGGCGTGCCGGGGCTGCCGTCCGCCGACAGCGTGGCCTCCTCGCTGCCCACCGCGCGCGGACCGGCGGCACGGCTGTTCGCGTTCGGCTACGACGCATGGCTGCTCACCGCCTACCTCGAGCACCTGGCCATGTCGCCCGAGGCCAGCGTGGGAAGCGCCAGCGGCACGCTGCGCATGGATGGCGATGGCAACGTGCTGCGTTCGCCGGCGTGGTCGACCTTCAGCGGCGGCAACGTGGTGCCGCTGGCCGGCGCCGGCGGTTGA
- a CDS encoding YraN family protein produces the protein MNETRRRGADVEAAARTHLLRAGLGDVAANASYRLGELDLVMRDGDTLVFVEVRYRASADYGGGGGSVDRGKRRRIVRAAQLFLLQHPALAESYCRFDVIDASGDPAAPDFTWHRDAFRLDDA, from the coding sequence TTGAACGAGACCCGGCGCCGCGGCGCCGACGTCGAGGCCGCGGCGCGCACGCATCTCCTGCGCGCCGGTCTCGGCGACGTGGCGGCCAACGCCAGCTACAGGCTCGGCGAGCTCGACCTGGTGATGCGCGACGGCGACACCCTGGTGTTCGTGGAAGTGCGCTACCGCGCCAGCGCCGACTACGGCGGCGGTGGCGGATCGGTCGACCGCGGCAAGCGCCGGCGCATCGTGCGCGCGGCGCAGCTGTTCCTGCTGCAGCACCCTGCCCTCGCCGAGTCGTACTGCCGCTTCGACGTGATCGACGCCAGCGGCGATCCGGCCGCGCCGGACTTCACCTGGCACCGCGACGCGTTCCGGCTCGACGACGCCTGA
- the thiL gene encoding thiamine-phosphate kinase, translating to MAEFELIDLIRARAAHGRDDVLLGIGDDAAVLHVPAGRELVVAMDTLNAGVHFPAGTAPADIGWKALAVNLSDLAAMGAEPAWCTLSLSLPEGDAAWVAAFLDGFMALAAEHRVALVGGDTTRGPLSISVTVHGFVAPGAALRRDGARVGDGVWVSGTLGDAAAALAQWRARGAIDRIDAALRARLDRPLPRIALGRALAGLAHACLDVSDGLLADLGHVCAASGVGAEIDVDTLPASAALQAALAGDALRALQAGGGDDYELCFTAPASVDSAIEAAGRAADVAVTRIGTTVEPHGVRAHRAGQPWLVPRSGHVHFGD from the coding sequence GTGGCCGAGTTCGAACTGATCGACCTCATCCGCGCGCGGGCCGCCCACGGCCGCGACGACGTGCTGCTCGGCATCGGCGACGATGCCGCCGTGCTCCACGTGCCCGCCGGCCGCGAGCTGGTGGTGGCCATGGACACGCTCAACGCCGGCGTGCATTTCCCCGCCGGCACCGCGCCCGCCGACATCGGCTGGAAGGCGCTGGCGGTGAACCTGTCCGACCTGGCTGCGATGGGCGCCGAGCCGGCGTGGTGCACGCTGTCGCTGTCCCTGCCCGAAGGCGACGCCGCGTGGGTCGCGGCCTTCCTCGACGGTTTCATGGCGCTGGCCGCCGAACATCGCGTGGCGCTGGTGGGTGGCGACACCACGCGCGGGCCGCTGTCGATCTCGGTCACCGTGCACGGCTTCGTGGCGCCGGGCGCCGCCCTGCGCCGCGACGGCGCACGCGTCGGTGATGGCGTGTGGGTCAGCGGCACGCTCGGTGATGCCGCCGCGGCACTCGCGCAGTGGCGCGCGCGCGGCGCGATCGACCGCATCGACGCAGCGCTGCGCGCGCGCCTGGACCGTCCGCTGCCGCGCATCGCCTTGGGCCGTGCGCTGGCCGGGCTTGCGCATGCCTGCCTGGATGTCTCCGACGGCCTGCTCGCCGACCTCGGCCATGTCTGCGCCGCGAGCGGCGTGGGCGCGGAGATCGATGTCGACACCCTGCCGGCCAGTGCCGCGCTGCAGGCCGCGTTGGCAGGCGATGCGCTGCGTGCGCTGCAGGCCGGTGGCGGCGACGACTACGAACTGTGCTTCACCGCGCCGGCGTCAGTGGACAGCGCGATCGAGGCTGCGGGGCGCGCGGCGGACGTGGCGGTCACGCGCATCGGCACGACCGTGGAACCGCACGGCGTCCGCGCGCACCGCGCCGGCCAGCCGTGGCTCGTGCCACGCAGCGGGCACGTGCACTTCGGCGACTGA
- the nusB gene encoding transcription antitermination factor NusB, whose protein sequence is MKPYRGGGARHGGMDPVARSRSRRRALQAVYAMQLSGANARDAISQLAHEQAKEVADLEYFEDLVRGVENHRRELDEALAPFLDRGIAEVDPIERAMLRIAAYELRHRIDVPYRVVIDEALKTVKRFGSEHGHTYVNGVLDRAAAEWRAAEVQAPRG, encoded by the coding sequence ATGAAGCCGTATCGCGGCGGTGGCGCGCGCCATGGCGGCATGGACCCGGTGGCGCGCTCGCGCTCGCGGCGCCGCGCGCTGCAGGCGGTGTATGCCATGCAGCTGTCGGGCGCCAACGCCCGCGACGCGATTTCGCAGCTCGCCCACGAGCAGGCCAAGGAAGTCGCCGACCTCGAATATTTCGAGGACCTGGTGCGCGGCGTGGAAAACCACCGCCGCGAGCTCGACGAGGCGCTGGCCCCGTTCCTCGACCGCGGCATCGCCGAGGTCGATCCCATCGAGCGCGCCATGCTGCGCATCGCCGCCTACGAACTGCGCCACCGCATCGACGTGCCGTACCGGGTGGTGATCGACGAGGCGTTGAAGACCGTCAAGCGCTTCGGCTCCGAGCACGGCCACACCTATGTCAACGGCGTGCTCGACCGCGCCGCCGCCGAATGGCGCGCGGCCGAAGTGCAGGCCCCGCGCGGCTGA
- the ribH gene encoding 6,7-dimethyl-8-ribityllumazine synthase — MTHHEGDLRAPQGARFAIIASRWNPRIVDALVAGARATFDGHGVAADDVDVVRVPGAWEIPLAAARLAQGGRHAAIVALGCVVRGDTRHFEHVADRCADGLARVQLDHGVPVANGVLAVDEQADAENRAGGSHGNKGEECALVALEMASLLAVLA; from the coding sequence ATGACCCACCACGAAGGCGACCTGCGCGCCCCCCAGGGCGCGCGCTTCGCCATCATCGCCAGCCGCTGGAACCCGCGCATCGTCGATGCGCTGGTCGCCGGCGCGCGCGCGACCTTCGATGGCCATGGCGTGGCCGCGGATGACGTCGACGTGGTCCGCGTGCCCGGCGCCTGGGAGATCCCGCTGGCCGCCGCGCGCCTGGCGCAGGGCGGGCGGCATGCCGCCATCGTCGCCCTGGGCTGCGTGGTGCGCGGCGACACCCGCCATTTCGAGCACGTCGCCGACCGCTGCGCCGACGGCCTGGCCCGCGTGCAGCTTGACCACGGCGTGCCGGTGGCCAACGGCGTGCTCGCGGTCGACGAGCAGGCCGATGCCGAGAACCGCGCCGGTGGCAGCCACGGCAACAAGGGCGAGGAGTGCGCACTGGTCGCGCTCGAGATGGCCAGCCTGCTGGCGGTGCTGGCATGA
- the ribB gene encoding 3,4-dihydroxy-2-butanone-4-phosphate synthase, which translates to MPFATVPELLEELRAGRMVVIVDDEDRENEGDLIMAAELVRPSDINFMVTHARGLVCLSLTRERCAQLGLPPMVQSNTSSHHTNFTVSIEAAEGVTTGISAYDRAHTVRTAVRPNATPADLAQPGHIFPLAAQPGGVLARAGHTEAAADLAMLAGLEPAGVLVEILNPDGTMARRPELEVFAREHGLKMGSIEALIRHRLATEHTVERVDVRRIDTAHGPFQLHSYRDRLGHALHFALVRGEPGADPETPTLVRVQVRNALADAVHWKRADFGPAVGDVLAAIAREGRGALVLLDGAQTPDVLLARIRAADEAAPAPAEAPRGGALLEWRRNGAGSQILADLGLRRLRVMGTARKQVGLAGFGLEVVGYVDPPA; encoded by the coding sequence ATGCCTTTCGCCACCGTCCCCGAACTGCTCGAAGAACTCCGCGCCGGCCGCATGGTCGTCATCGTCGACGACGAGGATCGCGAGAACGAGGGCGACCTGATCATGGCCGCGGAGCTGGTGCGGCCGTCCGACATCAATTTCATGGTCACCCACGCGCGCGGCCTGGTGTGCCTGTCGCTGACCCGCGAGCGCTGCGCGCAGCTCGGCCTGCCGCCGATGGTGCAGTCCAACACCTCCTCGCACCACACCAACTTCACCGTCAGCATCGAGGCCGCCGAGGGCGTTACCACCGGCATTTCCGCCTACGACCGCGCGCACACCGTGCGCACCGCGGTGCGCCCGAACGCGACGCCCGCGGACCTCGCCCAGCCGGGCCACATCTTCCCGCTCGCCGCGCAGCCCGGCGGCGTGCTGGCGCGCGCCGGCCACACCGAAGCGGCCGCCGATCTGGCGATGCTCGCCGGCCTGGAGCCGGCCGGCGTGCTGGTCGAGATCCTCAACCCCGACGGCACCATGGCGCGCCGCCCGGAGCTGGAGGTGTTCGCGCGCGAGCACGGCCTGAAGATGGGGTCCATTGAAGCGCTGATCCGCCATCGCCTGGCCACCGAGCACACCGTCGAGCGCGTCGACGTGCGCCGGATCGACACTGCGCACGGCCCGTTCCAGCTCCACAGCTACCGCGACCGTCTTGGCCATGCCCTGCATTTCGCGCTGGTGCGTGGCGAGCCCGGCGCGGATCCCGAGACGCCCACGCTCGTGCGCGTGCAGGTGCGCAATGCGCTCGCCGATGCCGTGCACTGGAAAAGGGCGGATTTCGGCCCGGCGGTGGGCGACGTGCTGGCCGCGATCGCGCGTGAGGGTCGCGGCGCGCTGGTGCTGCTCGACGGTGCCCAGACCCCGGATGTGCTGCTGGCGCGCATCCGCGCCGCAGACGAAGCCGCTCCGGCGCCGGCCGAAGCACCGCGCGGCGGGGCGCTGCTGGAATGGCGGCGCAACGGCGCCGGCAGCCAGATCCTTGCCGACCTTGGCCTGCGCCGGCTGCGGGTGATGGGCACCGCGCGCAAGCAGGTCGGCCTGGCCGGTTTCGGCCTGGAAGTCGTCGGGTACGTCGACCCGCCCGCGTAA
- a CDS encoding riboflavin synthase, with protein sequence MFTGIIEAVGTLDRREARGGDARLRIAVGRLPFADPALGESIAVNGTCLTVVAFDAGHFEADASNETLALTTLGALAEGAAVNLERAMRASDRLGGHLVSGHVDGVGRVLAVSDDGRAQRWRFQAPAALMKYIARKGSICVDGVSLTVNAVADDSFDVALVPHTVANTAFADTAVGDPVNLEIDLVARYVERLLQDR encoded by the coding sequence ATGTTCACCGGAATCATCGAAGCGGTCGGCACCCTCGACCGGCGTGAAGCACGCGGCGGCGACGCCCGCCTGCGCATCGCCGTCGGCCGCCTGCCGTTCGCCGATCCGGCCCTGGGCGAGAGCATCGCCGTCAACGGCACCTGCCTGACCGTGGTCGCGTTCGATGCCGGGCATTTCGAGGCGGATGCCTCCAACGAGACCCTCGCCCTGACCACGCTCGGCGCGCTCGCCGAAGGCGCGGCGGTGAACCTCGAGCGCGCCATGCGCGCCAGCGACCGCCTCGGCGGGCACCTGGTCAGCGGCCATGTCGACGGCGTCGGCCGCGTGCTCGCGGTCAGCGACGACGGCCGTGCCCAGCGCTGGCGCTTCCAGGCCCCGGCCGCGCTGATGAAGTACATCGCACGCAAGGGGTCGATCTGCGTCGACGGCGTGAGCCTCACGGTGAATGCCGTGGCGGATGACAGCTTCGATGTCGCGCTGGTGCCGCACACCGTCGCCAACACCGCCTTCGCCGACACCGCCGTCGGCGACCCCGTCAACCTCGAGATCGACCTTGTCGCCCGCTACGTCGAGCGCCTGCTGCAGGACCGCTGA
- the ribD gene encoding bifunctional diaminohydroxyphosphoribosylaminopyrimidine deaminase/5-amino-6-(5-phosphoribosylamino)uracil reductase RibD, with protein MQGFPAVDHAMMAHALRLAERGAWTTKPNPMVGCVLAHGDEVVGEGWHQRAGGPHAEVHALEAAGERARGATAYVTLEPCAHTGATGPCADALVAAGVARVVAAMRDPFPEVDGSGFERLRAAGIAVESGLMEAQARVLNRGYLARLERGRPWLRVKLAMSLDGRTALANGESKWISGDASREDVMRWRARSGALLTGSGTVLADDPQLTVRMADGADFVPPLRVVLDPGLATVARGRVREGAAPTLYLHAGNAKPPRLAGIDRVAVPSQGNALDLDAVLRLLATRGINEVQLEAGATLAGAFLHAGLVDEMLIYMAPILLGAHARPLFAGLGIADMAHRMQMRVEETVQVGEDMRMRLYPVQAATRVDAPSAAPAA; from the coding sequence ATGCAGGGATTTCCGGCTGTCGATCACGCCATGATGGCGCACGCACTGCGCCTCGCCGAGCGCGGCGCATGGACCACCAAACCCAATCCGATGGTCGGCTGCGTGCTGGCGCATGGCGACGAGGTGGTCGGCGAAGGCTGGCACCAGCGCGCCGGCGGTCCGCATGCCGAGGTCCATGCACTCGAGGCGGCCGGGGAGCGCGCGCGAGGCGCCACTGCCTACGTCACCCTTGAACCCTGCGCGCATACCGGCGCCACGGGACCCTGCGCGGACGCCCTGGTGGCCGCCGGCGTGGCGCGCGTGGTGGCGGCGATGCGCGACCCGTTCCCGGAAGTCGACGGCAGCGGCTTCGAGCGCCTGCGCGCGGCCGGCATCGCGGTCGAGTCGGGCCTGATGGAGGCGCAGGCCCGCGTGCTCAACCGCGGCTACCTGGCGCGCCTGGAGCGCGGCCGGCCATGGCTGCGCGTCAAGCTGGCAATGAGCCTGGACGGACGCACCGCGCTCGCCAACGGCGAGTCGAAGTGGATCAGCGGCGACGCCTCGCGCGAGGACGTGATGCGCTGGCGCGCGCGCAGCGGCGCGCTGCTCACGGGTTCGGGCACGGTGCTTGCCGACGATCCGCAGCTCACCGTGCGCATGGCCGACGGCGCGGACTTCGTGCCGCCGCTGCGCGTGGTCCTCGATCCCGGCCTGGCCACCGTGGCGCGCGGACGCGTGCGCGAGGGCGCCGCGCCCACGCTGTACCTGCACGCCGGCAACGCCAAGCCGCCGCGCCTGGCCGGCATCGACCGGGTGGCGGTGCCGTCGCAGGGCAATGCGCTGGACCTCGACGCCGTGCTGCGGCTGCTGGCCACGCGCGGCATCAATGAAGTCCAGCTCGAAGCCGGCGCCACGCTGGCCGGCGCGTTCCTGCACGCCGGGCTGGTCGACGAGATGCTGATCTACATGGCGCCGATCCTGCTCGGCGCGCACGCGCGGCCGTTGTTCGCAGGCCTTGGCATCGCCGACATGGCGCACCGCATGCAGATGCGGGTCGAGGAGACGGTGCAGGTGGGCGAGGACATGCGCATGCGCCTGTACCCGGTCCAGGCGGCCACGCGGGTCGACGCGCCGTCCGCCGCACCGGCCGCGTGA
- a CDS encoding DUF4272 domain-containing protein, whose translation MQHPGEAGLHPRPGARHVHARALALASIACRAALEQDPGDPEAEAMHLRLRAWLDAAHLMAALEPAEVELITTPLGRLADKAAIDASWRAEGLYVLGWAMDLQPGLAHDRLVDPVAAAEAVGFLHDTPLDRDPAPQLRGERALDTFAAQQLALHWRLRDWQLHPQPMDFAAFVRECSWASLDVDESALLDGDLAIEGVRIDQADDEQLQRCLSIAGERHQAANWLLGGDPLYSNVDTST comes from the coding sequence ATGCAGCACCCCGGCGAAGCGGGCCTGCATCCACGCCCGGGCGCGCGCCACGTGCACGCGCGCGCGCTGGCCCTGGCCAGCATCGCCTGTCGCGCCGCCCTGGAGCAGGATCCGGGCGACCCGGAAGCGGAGGCGATGCACCTGCGCCTGCGGGCCTGGCTCGATGCCGCCCATCTGATGGCCGCCCTGGAGCCGGCGGAGGTCGAGCTCATCACCACGCCGCTCGGGCGACTCGCGGACAAGGCCGCGATCGACGCCAGCTGGCGCGCCGAGGGCCTGTACGTCCTGGGCTGGGCGATGGACCTGCAGCCGGGGCTGGCCCACGACCGCCTGGTCGATCCGGTGGCGGCCGCCGAGGCGGTGGGTTTCCTCCACGACACGCCCCTGGACCGCGATCCCGCGCCGCAGCTGCGCGGCGAACGCGCGCTCGACACGTTCGCCGCGCAACAGCTCGCGCTGCACTGGCGCCTCCGGGACTGGCAGCTGCATCCGCAGCCCATGGACTTCGCGGCCTTCGTGCGCGAGTGCAGCTGGGCCAGCCTGGACGTCGACGAAAGCGCGCTGCTCGACGGCGACCTGGCCATCGAAGGCGTGCGCATCGACCAGGCCGACGATGAGCAGCTGCAGCGCTGCCTGAGCATCGCCGGCGAGCGCCACCAGGCGGCCAACTGGCTGCTCGGCGGCGACCCCCTCTACTCCAACGTGGACACCAGCACCTGA
- the nrdR gene encoding transcriptional regulator NrdR encodes MHCLFCQHHDTRVIDSRVSDDGATIRRRRECEACGERFSTLETIELKLPAIIKSDGRRENFDARKLRLGFDRALHKRAVSEEQIEASVRAVVHQLRMTTEREIASRRVGEFVMAELRKLDHIAFVRFASVYQAFEDVADFREQLDRLEREAPGDGQLPLLGGDVLPFDARSGKGRKR; translated from the coding sequence ATGCATTGCCTCTTCTGCCAGCACCACGACACCCGCGTGATCGACTCGCGGGTGAGCGACGACGGCGCGACCATCCGCCGTCGCCGCGAGTGCGAGGCCTGTGGCGAGCGCTTCTCGACGCTGGAGACCATCGAGCTGAAACTGCCGGCGATCATCAAGTCCGATGGCCGCCGCGAGAATTTCGACGCGCGCAAGCTGCGCCTGGGCTTCGACCGCGCGCTGCACAAGCGCGCGGTTTCCGAGGAGCAGATCGAAGCCTCGGTGCGTGCGGTGGTGCACCAGCTGCGCATGACCACCGAGCGCGAGATCGCCTCGCGCCGGGTGGGCGAGTTCGTGATGGCCGAGCTGCGCAAGCTCGACCACATCGCCTTCGTGCGCTTCGCCTCGGTGTACCAGGCATTCGAGGACGTCGCCGATTTCCGCGAGCAGCTCGACCGCCTCGAACGCGAAGCCCCGGGCGATGGCCAACTGCCCCTGCTCGGCGGCGACGTGCTGCCGTTCGATGCGCGCTCGGGCAAGGGCCGCAAGCGCTGA